A genome region from Setaria italica strain Yugu1 chromosome III, Setaria_italica_v2.0, whole genome shotgun sequence includes the following:
- the LOC101765379 gene encoding quinolinate synthase, chloroplastic, with product MDTAAAPSSLFAPAPGASAKPRLVLPPYPRGILPRPYPRALLAVRCAHSRAPPPPPPLPRADDSEGAAAGAHPRLRLRRLAEEFRALPSDADRQRRLLSLASALPRLPEPDRVPGNRVMGCVARVWLAVRPDGGGRMRFAADSDSELSRGYCACLVAALDGTTPEEVLAVDPADPGLAPLGAGMTAAPSRASTWHNVLVAMQKRARVAIAAREGRQPGEPFPSLVISRDGALRAQGSYAEAQAMFLSPNESKVSELVNILTEKKIGVVAHFYMDPEVQGILTAAKKQWPHIHISDSLVMADSAVKMAEAGCDYITVLGVDFMSENVRAILDQARFNKVGVYRMSSEQIGCSLADAASSSEYTHFLREASGSYPSLHVIYINTSLETKAHAHELVPTITCTSSNVVPTILQAFAQIPDLTVWYGPDSYMGANIADLFQRMATMSDEEIAKIHRDHNRKSISSLLPHLHYYQDGNCMVHDMFGHEVVEKIKEQYCDAFLTAHFEVPGEMFSLAMEAKPRGMGVVGSTQNILDFIKDHLKGALDRNVDEHLQFVLGTESGMITSIVAAVRELFDLYSSSQEIANIEVEIVFPVSSDAVSKTSTNGSHHLGSSVASDLDNLTVVPGVSSSEGCSIHGGCASCPYMKMNTLGSLLKICHQLPDRDNKLSLYEARRFNVKTPLGKSVAEVGCEPILHMRHFQATKRLSDKLVHQVVHGNGEEPS from the exons AtggacaccgccgccgccccttcctctctcttcgcccccgcccccggcgccTCCGCCAAGCCCCGCCTCGTGCTCCCTCCCTACCCCCGCGGCATCCTTCCCCGCCCCTATCCCCGCGCCCTCCTTGCCGTCCGATGCGCCCACTCCCGCGCCcctcccccgcccccacccctcccGCGCGCCGACGACtccgagggcgccgccgccggcgcgcaccCGCGGctccgcctgcgccggctcgcCGAGGAGTTCCGCGCGCTCCCGTCGGACGCGGACCGCCAGCGCCGGCTCCTCTCCCTCGCGTCCGCGCTCCCGCGGCTGCCGGAGCCCGACCGCGTCCCGGGCAACCGCGTCATGGGCTGCGTCGCGCGGGTGTGGCTCGCCGTCcgccccgacggcggcggccggatgcGCTTCGCCGCCGACTCCGACTCGGAGCTCTCGCGCGGGTACTGCGCCTGCCTCGTCGCCGCGCTGGACGGGACCACGCCCGAGGAGGTGCTCGCcgtcgaccccgccgacccgggcctcgcgccgctcgGGGCCGGGatgacggcggcgccgtcgcgggcCAGCACGTGGCACAACGTGCTCGTCGCCATGCAGAAGCGGGCGCGGGTGGCCATCGCCGCGCGAGAGGGAAGGCAACCCGGGGAGCCGTTCCCGTCGCTCGTCATCTCGCGCGACGGCGCCCTGCGCGCGCAGGGGAGCTACGCCGAGGCGCAG GCGATGTTTTTATCTCCTAATGAGTCCAAGGTTTCAGAACTTGTGAATATCCTTACGGAGAAAAAAATTGGTGTTGTTGCACACTTTTATATGGATCCTGAGGTACAAGGCATACTCACTGCTGCAAAGAAACAGTGGCCCCACATCCACATATCAGATTCCTTGGTAATGGCAGATAGCGCTGTTAAAATGGCTGAAGCAGGATGCGACTATATTACAGTGCTGGGTGTTGACTTCATGTCAGAAAATGTTCGAGCAATACTTGATCAAGCAAGATTTAATAAG GTTGGTGTTTACAGAATGTCCAGTGAACAGATTGGCTGTTCGTTAGCTGATGCGGCTTCAAGTTCTGAATATACTCATTTCTTGAGGGAAGCATCAGGATCTTATCCTTCTTTGCATGTTATTTACATCAATACTTCTCTGGAAACAAAAGCTCATGCTCATGAACTTGTTCCTACAATTACCTGTACCTCTTCTAATGTTGTTCCAACTATACTACAG GCATTTGCCCAAATACCAGACCTTACTGTCTGGTATGGTCCTGATTCATATATGGGTGCAAACATAGCAGATCTATTTCAGAGAATGGCTACCATGTCAGAtgaagaaattgcaaaaatacaTCGAGATCACAACAGGAAATCTATAAGTTCATTATTGCCACATCTACACTACTACCAG GATGGTAACTGTATGGTTCATGACATGTTTGGCCACGAGGTTGTGGAGAAAATAAAGGAACAATATTGTGATGCATTTCTGACAGCACACTTTGAGGTCCCTGGAGAAATGTTCTCTTTGGCAATGGAAGCAAAACCGAGGGGAATGGGAGTTGTTGGATCCACTCAGAACATCTTGGATTTCATCAAGGATCATCTGAAGGGTGCTCTGGACAGAAATGTAGATGAACATCTTCAGTTTGTGTTAGGAACAGAATCAGGCATGATCACTTCAATTGTTGCTGCTGTCCGGGAATTATTTGATTTGTATAGTTCTTCTCAGGAGATTGCGAACATTGAAGTAGAGATTGTGTTCCCAGTTTCATCAGATGCAGTTTCTAAGACATCTACCAATGGTTCCCATCATCTTGGTTCTTCAGTAGCTAGTGATTTAGACAATCTTACTGTTGTTCCTGGTGTGAGTTCTAGTGAAGGTTGCTCCATTCATGGAGGTTGTGCCTCATGCCCCTACATGAAG ATGAATACACTAGGGTCGCTACTTAAGATTTGCCATCAACTTCCTGATAGAGATAACAAATTATCTCTATATGAAGCAAGAAGATTTAATGTTAAGACTCCTCTTGGAAAATCGGTTGCTGAGGTTGGGTGTGAGCCTATTTTGCATATGAGGCATTTCCAG GCAACAAAGAGGTTATCTGACAAGCTTGTTCACCAAGTTGTCCATGGTAACGGAGAGGAACCTTCATGA